One window from the genome of bacterium encodes:
- a CDS encoding porin family protein, whose amino-acid sequence MKRSLAALCALGFIAVGSVFAQSSTLPLPTFGVRGGINIARERLSPSADISKKSQTGGAAGVNYEFSVWQPMNNPATGLSLRTDLLYVRAGGRFVSNGITEKDKVDQLRLAPFLVYRFAAQKFVPFIQAGPYAGIDLSHKYTLSGNVANINVSQSGTIPNWRNGDFGLNAGLGFKIPTPAGAFSLDGRYSWGLINKFNNGSNNVSGLIGQGSGLKRHSDGVLIMAGYDFNFMHNRY is encoded by the coding sequence ATGAAACGGTCTTTGGCTGCCCTATGTGCATTGGGTTTCATTGCCGTTGGCTCTGTATTTGCCCAGTCCAGTACCTTGCCCTTGCCGACATTCGGCGTCCGAGGTGGTATTAATATCGCGCGCGAACGGCTCTCGCCCAGCGCTGACATATCCAAGAAAAGCCAGACCGGCGGCGCCGCTGGCGTCAACTATGAATTTTCCGTCTGGCAGCCGATGAATAATCCGGCGACGGGCCTGTCCCTGCGTACGGATCTTCTGTATGTGAGAGCCGGCGGCAGATTTGTTTCCAACGGCATCACCGAGAAAGACAAGGTGGATCAGCTTCGTCTGGCCCCGTTCCTTGTCTACCGCTTTGCGGCGCAGAAATTCGTGCCGTTTATTCAAGCTGGTCCTTATGCCGGTATTGATCTCAGCCATAAGTACACCCTGAGCGGCAACGTGGCCAACATCAATGTCTCGCAGTCGGGAACCATTCCCAACTGGAGAAATGGTGACTTCGGCCTCAATGCCGGATTAGGATTCAAGATTCCGACGCCTGCCGGCGCTTTCAGTCTCGATGGCCGCTACAGTTGGGGACTGATCAACAAGTTCAACAACGGCAGCAATAATGTCTCCGGTCTGATCGGCCAGGGAAGCGGCCTCAAGCGGCACTCCGACGGCGTGCTGATTATGGCCGGTTATGATTTCAATTTCATGCACAACAGGTACTGA